The following proteins come from a genomic window of Sesamum indicum cultivar Zhongzhi No. 13 linkage group LG10, S_indicum_v1.0, whole genome shotgun sequence:
- the LOC105172726 gene encoding B3 domain-containing protein Os01g0234100 isoform X1 yields MAIARISSSNRSPVSSSKSKLKQKLAWEFKRKLVKQRLMSLDNNYKDGESVINARPITCHPPKVETTSDHHSRDSVTTSAMERAKEVQANLSPHFPSFLKLMLRSHVSGGFWLGLPKKFCDGHLPKGDEMMVLVDENEEEYHVKYLVHKTGLSGGWRGFSIEHKLLEGDVVVFQLIKPCKFKLYIVRARRLSEVDGAITLLNLDFQTGPINAVKMEEKLEENAGISETAAEKYMEPLAVDNSQKNDGGSIPMNQPAPDQSGDGGESFGPEIMDGIKFAESLLSFKDVGCFEDFNIHVDGLVLDSELPMHLRTKYYELCRSQSSFLHEKVIPGLNSKLAAGMILETINIADAIRVANPNMGSNHFESWDKTLKAFDDLGMTVGFLRARIHKLVSLSCESQTVIELKRTERAAAEDEMRSLNEKLSNIRLLIEKLDSEIAALKVKNEELGFLFKEVAGAPW; encoded by the exons CTTAAGCAGAAGCTGGCATGGGAGTTTAAGAGAAAGCTGGTAAAGCAGAGGCTAATGAGTCTTGACAACAATTACAAGGAT GGAGAATCCGTAATTAATGCAAGACCTATTACATG TCATCCACCCAAGGTGGAGACAACTAGTGATCATCATAGCCGTGACAGTGTCACAACCTCAGCTATGGAGAGAGCAAAAGAGGTCCAAGCAAATCTGTCCCCACATTTTCCTAGTTTTTTGAAACTTATGCTCAGATCACACGTCTCTGGTGGATTCTGGCTG GGTTTGCCGAAAAAGTTCTGTGATGGCCATCTACCGAAGGGTGATGAAATGATGGTTTtggttgatgaaaatgaagaagagtaCCATGTAAAGTACTTGGTGCATAAAACGGGACTAAGCGGTGGATGGAGAGGTTTCTCCATTGAACACAAATTGCTCGAGGGCGATGTTGTGGTTTTTCAACTGATCAAGCCATGCAAGTTTAAG CTGTACATTGTGAGAGCAAGAAGATTATCGGAAGTTGATGGGGCTATTACCCTTCTAAACCTAGATTTTCAAACCGGGCCAATCAACGCAG tgaaaatggaagaaaaactGGAAGAAAATGCAGGGATTAGTGAAACAGCCGCGGAGAAATATATGGAGCCTCTTGCAGTGGATAATAGCCAAAAGAATGATGGTGGATCAATTCCTATGAATCAGCCTGCTCCAGATCAATCTGGTGATGGTGGCGAAAGTTTCGGTCCAGAAATCATGGATGGCATCAAGTTTGCAGAGTCTCTTCTCAGTTTCAAAGACGTAGGGTGCTTTGAAGATTTCAACATTCACGTCGACGGCCTAGTTCTCGACTCTGAGCTACCAATGCATCTCAGAACAAAGTACTATGAGCTCTGCCGCAGCCAAAGCTCGTTTCTTCACGAGAAAGTTATCCCGGGCCTTAACAGTAAGTTGGCTGCTGGTATGATCTTAGAGACGATCAACATAGCTGATGCTATCCGAGTGGCTAATCCTAACATGGGTTCTAATCACTTTGAAAGTTGGGACAAAACTCTGAAAGCTTTTGATGATTTAGGAATGACGGTTGGTTTTTTACGTGCGCGGATACATAAACTAGTAAGTCTTTCTTGTGAATCCCAAACTGTTATTGAACTGAAGAGAACTGAGAGAGCTGCAGCAGAGGATGAGATGAGAAGCCTCAACGAGAAACTTTCGAACATTAGATTGTTGATAGAAAAACTAGATTCCGAGATTGCTGCCCTTAAAGTGAAAAATGAGGAGCTTGGTTTTTTGTTTAAGGAGGTCGCTGGTGCTCCATGGTGA
- the LOC105172726 gene encoding B3 domain-containing protein Os01g0234100 isoform X2 has protein sequence MERAKEVQANLSPHFPSFLKLMLRSHVSGGFWLGLPKKFCDGHLPKGDEMMVLVDENEEEYHVKYLVHKTGLSGGWRGFSIEHKLLEGDVVVFQLIKPCKFKLYIVRARRLSEVDGAITLLNLDFQTGPINAVKMEEKLEENAGISETAAEKYMEPLAVDNSQKNDGGSIPMNQPAPDQSGDGGESFGPEIMDGIKFAESLLSFKDVGCFEDFNIHVDGLVLDSELPMHLRTKYYELCRSQSSFLHEKVIPGLNSKLAAGMILETINIADAIRVANPNMGSNHFESWDKTLKAFDDLGMTVGFLRARIHKLVSLSCESQTVIELKRTERAAAEDEMRSLNEKLSNIRLLIEKLDSEIAALKVKNEELGFLFKEVAGAPW, from the exons ATGGAGAGAGCAAAAGAGGTCCAAGCAAATCTGTCCCCACATTTTCCTAGTTTTTTGAAACTTATGCTCAGATCACACGTCTCTGGTGGATTCTGGCTG GGTTTGCCGAAAAAGTTCTGTGATGGCCATCTACCGAAGGGTGATGAAATGATGGTTTtggttgatgaaaatgaagaagagtaCCATGTAAAGTACTTGGTGCATAAAACGGGACTAAGCGGTGGATGGAGAGGTTTCTCCATTGAACACAAATTGCTCGAGGGCGATGTTGTGGTTTTTCAACTGATCAAGCCATGCAAGTTTAAG CTGTACATTGTGAGAGCAAGAAGATTATCGGAAGTTGATGGGGCTATTACCCTTCTAAACCTAGATTTTCAAACCGGGCCAATCAACGCAG tgaaaatggaagaaaaactGGAAGAAAATGCAGGGATTAGTGAAACAGCCGCGGAGAAATATATGGAGCCTCTTGCAGTGGATAATAGCCAAAAGAATGATGGTGGATCAATTCCTATGAATCAGCCTGCTCCAGATCAATCTGGTGATGGTGGCGAAAGTTTCGGTCCAGAAATCATGGATGGCATCAAGTTTGCAGAGTCTCTTCTCAGTTTCAAAGACGTAGGGTGCTTTGAAGATTTCAACATTCACGTCGACGGCCTAGTTCTCGACTCTGAGCTACCAATGCATCTCAGAACAAAGTACTATGAGCTCTGCCGCAGCCAAAGCTCGTTTCTTCACGAGAAAGTTATCCCGGGCCTTAACAGTAAGTTGGCTGCTGGTATGATCTTAGAGACGATCAACATAGCTGATGCTATCCGAGTGGCTAATCCTAACATGGGTTCTAATCACTTTGAAAGTTGGGACAAAACTCTGAAAGCTTTTGATGATTTAGGAATGACGGTTGGTTTTTTACGTGCGCGGATACATAAACTAGTAAGTCTTTCTTGTGAATCCCAAACTGTTATTGAACTGAAGAGAACTGAGAGAGCTGCAGCAGAGGATGAGATGAGAAGCCTCAACGAGAAACTTTCGAACATTAGATTGTTGATAGAAAAACTAGATTCCGAGATTGCTGCCCTTAAAGTGAAAAATGAGGAGCTTGGTTTTTTGTTTAAGGAGGTCGCTGGTGCTCCATGGTGA